A genome region from Ottowia testudinis includes the following:
- a CDS encoding glycerol-3-phosphate dehydrogenase/oxidase, whose product MDSAPLPTDRVALLARLAEPKKYDIAIVGGGATGLGVALDAAQRGHSVVLVEAHDFAKGTSSRATKLVHGGVRYLAQGNIGLVREALHERTHILNSAPHLAQPLPFVMPSYKLWETPFYGVGLKMYDALAGRSGLGATEWLNSREALNLLPGAQPHGLKGGVKYWDGQFDDARLALAIGRTAAAHGALLINYCEAVEVLHDAGRAAGLRVRDAESGRQFHIQAGCIVNATGAWVDALRQQDAAAAGQPTAPIVAPSQGVHVVVDASFSPGDHALLVPSTGDGRVLFAVPWLGKLILGTTDTPRRDLPLEPAPLAREVDFILREAVKYLRRAPTRADILSTWVGLRPLVKPGGADSDTKAISREHTVLVAKSGLVTVTGGKWTTYRAMAADVLTRCTQAGVLLPRGASQTAGLKLVGAPDPSAGALVRLSQPPGSHLYGTEAGALAQLPGADRVLAPGLTEAMVRFAARHEYARTVEDVLARRSRLLFLHAAEAGRAAPAVAEVLADELGAGHDTALPAMRALAERYIQHGLSAPA is encoded by the coding sequence ATGGACTCGGCCCCTCTGCCCACCGACCGCGTTGCGTTGCTGGCGCGCCTGGCCGAACCAAAAAAATACGACATCGCCATCGTCGGCGGCGGGGCCACGGGCCTGGGCGTGGCGCTGGACGCGGCGCAGCGCGGCCACAGCGTGGTGCTGGTGGAGGCGCACGACTTTGCCAAGGGCACCTCGTCGCGCGCCACCAAGCTGGTGCACGGCGGCGTGCGGTATCTGGCGCAGGGCAACATCGGCTTGGTGCGCGAGGCGCTGCACGAGCGGACCCACATCCTGAACAGCGCGCCGCATCTGGCGCAGCCGCTGCCCTTCGTCATGCCGTCGTACAAGCTGTGGGAAACGCCGTTCTACGGCGTCGGCCTGAAGATGTACGACGCGCTGGCCGGCCGCAGCGGCCTGGGCGCCACCGAATGGCTGAACAGCCGCGAAGCGCTGAACCTGCTGCCAGGCGCTCAGCCGCACGGCCTCAAGGGCGGTGTCAAATATTGGGACGGCCAGTTCGACGATGCGCGGCTGGCGCTCGCCATCGGCCGCACGGCGGCAGCGCATGGCGCGCTGCTGATCAACTATTGCGAGGCCGTCGAAGTGCTGCACGACGCCGGCCGCGCGGCGGGCCTGCGCGTGCGCGACGCGGAGAGTGGGCGCCAATTCCACATCCAGGCGGGCTGCATCGTCAACGCCACCGGGGCGTGGGTCGATGCGTTGCGACAGCAGGACGCTGCGGCCGCTGGCCAGCCCACTGCGCCCATCGTGGCGCCCAGCCAGGGTGTTCACGTGGTGGTTGACGCGTCGTTTTCACCCGGCGACCACGCCCTGTTGGTGCCCAGCACGGGCGATGGCCGCGTGCTGTTTGCCGTGCCGTGGCTGGGCAAGCTGATCCTGGGCACCACCGACACGCCGCGCCGCGACCTGCCGCTGGAGCCCGCGCCACTGGCGCGCGAGGTCGACTTCATCCTGCGCGAAGCGGTCAAGTACTTGCGGCGCGCGCCCACGCGCGCCGACATCCTCAGCACCTGGGTCGGCCTGCGTCCGCTGGTCAAGCCCGGCGGCGCGGACAGCGACACCAAGGCCATCAGCCGAGAACACACGGTGCTGGTCGCCAAATCGGGCTTGGTTACCGTTACCGGCGGCAAATGGACCACCTACCGCGCCATGGCGGCCGACGTGCTGACGCGCTGCACGCAGGCCGGCGTGCTGCTGCCACGGGGTGCATCGCAAACGGCGGGCCTGAAGCTGGTGGGCGCACCCGATCCGTCCGCTGGCGCGCTGGTGCGCCTGAGCCAGCCGCCCGGCAGCCACCTCTATGGCACCGAGGCCGGCGCGTTGGCGCAACTGCCCGGCGCCGACCGCGTGCTCGCACCAGGTCTGACAGAAGCCATGGTGCGCTTTGCCGCCCGCCATGAATACGCACGCACGGTCGAGGATGTGCTGGCGCGCCGCTCGCGCCTGTTGTTTTTGCACGCCGCCGAAGCCGGCCGCGCCGCGCCCGCCGTGGCCGAAGTGCTGGCGGACGAGCTGGGCGCCGGCCACGATACCGCGCTGCCGGCCATGCGCGCACTGGCCGAACGCTATATCCAGCACGGCTTGTCTGCCCCCGCTTGA
- the rplR gene encoding 50S ribosomal protein L18, translating into MMTKKEQRLRRARQTRIRIADKGVARLSVNRTNLHIYATVVSEDGAKVLASASTAEADMRKELGAAGKGGNVAAAQQIGRRIAERAKAAGVEKVAFDRAGFAYHGRVKALADAAREAGLQF; encoded by the coding sequence ATGATGACCAAGAAAGAGCAGCGTCTTCGTCGTGCACGTCAGACGCGCATCCGTATCGCAGACAAGGGCGTGGCACGCCTGTCCGTGAACCGCACCAATCTGCACATCTACGCGACCGTGGTGTCCGAGGACGGCGCCAAGGTGTTGGCCAGCGCTTCCACCGCCGAAGCCGATATGCGCAAGGAACTGGGCGCTGCCGGCAAGGGCGGCAACGTCGCCGCCGCTCAGCAGATCGGCAGGCGCATTGCCGAGCGTGCCAAGGCGGCGGGTGTTGAGAAGGTGGCTTTCGACCGTGCGGGCTTCGCCTACCACGGCCGCGTCAAGGCCTTGGCCGACGCTGCCCGTGAAGCGGGTCTGCAGTTCTAA
- the secY gene encoding preprotein translocase subunit SecY codes for MATSGPQIAKTGKYGDLRRRLVFLLLALVVYRIGAHIPVPGINPDQLRQLFQGQQGGILNLFNMFSGGALSRFTVFALGIMPYISASIIMQLMTYVVPTFEQMKKEGEAGRRKITQFTRYGTLGLALFQSFGIAVALEAQQGLVISPGWGFRMTAVISLTAGTMFLMWLGEQITERGLGNGISILIFAGIAAGLPNAVGGLLELVRTGAMSIIVALFIVALVGLVTYFVVFVERGQRKILVNYARRQVGNKVYGGQSSHLPLKLNMAGVIPPIFASSIILLPATVVGWFSAGDSMRWLKDIAATLTPGQPIYVMLYAAAIIFFCFFYTGLVFNSRETADNLKKSGAFIPGIRPGDQTARYIDKILLRLTLAGAIYITAVCLLPEFLILRYNVPFYFGGTSLLILVVVTMDFMAQVQNYMMSQQYESLLKKANFKTSL; via the coding sequence GTGGCCACCAGCGGACCGCAAATCGCGAAAACCGGCAAATACGGCGACCTGCGCCGTCGGCTGGTGTTTTTGCTGCTCGCGCTGGTCGTGTACCGGATCGGCGCCCACATTCCCGTTCCCGGGATCAACCCGGATCAGCTTCGTCAGCTGTTCCAGGGACAGCAAGGCGGCATCCTGAACCTGTTCAACATGTTCTCGGGTGGTGCATTGTCTCGCTTCACCGTGTTCGCGCTCGGCATCATGCCGTATATATCGGCGTCGATCATCATGCAGTTGATGACCTATGTTGTGCCGACCTTCGAGCAAATGAAGAAGGAGGGCGAGGCCGGTCGTCGCAAGATCACCCAGTTCACGCGCTATGGCACGCTGGGCTTGGCGTTGTTTCAGTCGTTCGGGATTGCGGTGGCGCTGGAGGCCCAGCAGGGCTTGGTCATCAGTCCGGGTTGGGGCTTTCGGATGACGGCCGTGATCAGCCTGACGGCGGGTACGATGTTTTTGATGTGGCTGGGCGAGCAAATCACCGAGCGCGGCTTGGGCAACGGCATCTCGATCCTGATTTTTGCTGGGATCGCGGCGGGCTTGCCGAACGCGGTGGGTGGTCTGCTGGAACTGGTGCGTACGGGCGCCATGAGCATCATCGTTGCTTTGTTCATCGTTGCACTGGTGGGTTTGGTCACTTATTTTGTGGTGTTCGTGGAGCGCGGGCAGCGCAAGATCCTCGTGAACTATGCGCGCCGGCAGGTTGGCAACAAGGTGTATGGCGGTCAGTCGTCGCACCTGCCGTTGAAGCTGAATATGGCTGGCGTGATTCCGCCGATCTTTGCATCGTCGATCATTCTGCTGCCGGCCACCGTGGTGGGCTGGTTCAGCGCTGGCGACTCCATGCGCTGGCTCAAGGACATCGCGGCGACGCTTACGCCAGGGCAGCCGATCTACGTCATGCTGTATGCGGCGGCGATTATCTTTTTCTGCTTTTTTTACACTGGCCTCGTCTTCAACAGCCGCGAGACCGCCGACAACTTGAAGAAGAGCGGTGCCTTCATTCCGGGCATTAGACCTGGCGACCAGACGGCGCGCTACATCGACAAAATCCTGCTGCGGCTGACGCTGGCCGGCGCCATTTACATCACCGCCGTCTGTCTGCTGCCTGAGTTCTTGATCCTGCGCTACAACGTTCCGTTCTATTTCGGTGGCACCTCGCTGCTGATTCTGGTGGTTGTCACGATGGACTTCATGGCGCAGGTGCAGAACTACATGATGAGCCAGCAGTATGAGTCGTTGCTCAAGAAGGCCAATTTCAAGACATCCCTCTGA
- the rplF gene encoding 50S ribosomal protein L6, which produces MSRIAKMGVAVPAGVDVQLKDDQIIVKGAGGELKVPSNGLVKVASEGGKLSFEPINETREANAMSGTMRQLVNNMVVGVSKGFEKKLTLVGVGFRAQASGSKLNLQIGFSHPVNFEMPPGVTVTTPTPTEIIVKGADRQAIGQLAANIRGARPPEPYKGKGIRYADERVVIKETKKK; this is translated from the coding sequence ATGTCACGTATTGCGAAAATGGGCGTTGCCGTTCCTGCGGGCGTCGATGTTCAATTGAAAGACGACCAGATCATCGTCAAGGGCGCCGGCGGCGAGCTGAAAGTGCCGTCGAATGGACTGGTGAAAGTCGCAAGCGAAGGCGGCAAACTGTCGTTTGAGCCGATCAATGAAACGCGAGAAGCCAACGCCATGAGCGGCACCATGCGTCAGCTGGTGAACAACATGGTGGTGGGTGTCAGCAAGGGTTTCGAAAAGAAGCTTACGCTCGTGGGTGTGGGTTTTCGTGCCCAGGCCAGCGGCAGCAAGTTGAACCTGCAGATTGGTTTTTCGCACCCGGTCAACTTTGAAATGCCGCCAGGTGTGACCGTGACTACGCCGACGCCGACCGAAATCATCGTCAAGGGCGCCGACCGCCAGGCGATCGGTCAACTGGCCGCGAACATCCGCGGCGCCCGTCCGCCAGAGCCCTACAAGGGCAAAGGCATCCGGTATGCCGACGAGCGCGTCGTCATCAAGGAAACCAAGAAGAAATAA
- the rpsH gene encoding 30S ribosomal protein S8: MSMSDPIADLLTRIRNAQMVAKQTVSVPSSKVKVAIAQVLKDEGYIDGFEVKADGGKSELEIALKYYAGRPVIERIERVSRPGLRVYKGRDAIPQVMNGLGVAIVTTPKGVMTDRKARATGVGGEVLCYVA; this comes from the coding sequence ATGAGCATGAGTGATCCCATCGCCGATCTGTTGACCCGCATCCGCAACGCGCAGATGGTGGCCAAGCAGACCGTGTCGGTGCCCTCTTCCAAAGTGAAAGTGGCCATCGCCCAGGTGCTGAAAGACGAGGGCTACATCGACGGCTTTGAAGTGAAGGCCGACGGTGGCAAGTCCGAGCTGGAAATTGCCCTGAAATATTACGCCGGCCGCCCGGTCATTGAGCGCATCGAGCGCGTCAGCCGCCCCGGCTTGCGCGTGTACAAGGGGCGCGACGCCATTCCTCAGGTCATGAACGGCCTGGGGGTGGCGATCGTCACCACGCCCAAGGGGGTGATGACCGATCGCAAGGCGCGTGCCACCGGTGTCGGCGGCGAAGTGCTGTGCTACGTGGCCTAA
- the rpmD gene encoding 50S ribosomal protein L30 yields the protein MATEQKIVKVQLVRSPIGCKESHRATVRGLGLRKLNSVRELQDTPAVRGMINKIDYLVKIV from the coding sequence ATGGCAACTGAGCAAAAAATCGTCAAGGTTCAGCTGGTGCGCAGCCCGATCGGCTGCAAGGAATCGCACCGCGCCACCGTGCGTGGCCTGGGCTTGCGCAAGCTGAACAGCGTTCGCGAGTTGCAGGACACGCCTGCGGTGCGCGGCATGATCAACAAGATCGACTACCTGGTCAAGATCGTCTGA
- a CDS encoding DUF2160 domain-containing protein yields MFDWMVWTLPVAVFFTCIVLMLIGMTVWEIKSPTVLRKGWLPIATTRGDRLFIGLLAAAYVNVIWVGLGGKLVEWFSLEAEPSVWFSFVGSMGLLALIMRKG; encoded by the coding sequence ATGTTTGACTGGATGGTCTGGACACTTCCGGTGGCGGTGTTTTTCACCTGCATCGTGCTGATGCTGATCGGCATGACGGTGTGGGAAATCAAGTCGCCCACCGTGTTGCGCAAGGGCTGGCTGCCGATCGCCACCACGCGCGGCGACCGCCTGTTCATCGGCTTGCTGGCCGCGGCCTACGTCAACGTGATCTGGGTCGGGCTGGGCGGCAAGCTGGTGGAATGGTTTTCGCTGGAAGCCGAGCCGAGCGTGTGGTTCAGCTTTGTCGGCTCGATGGGTTTGCTGGCGCTGATCATGCGCAAGGGATGA
- the rplE gene encoding 50S ribosomal protein L5: MARLQQHYREKVAPELIKKFGYKSPMEVPRITKITLNMGVSEAVADKKVMDNAVADLTKIAGQKPVVTKAKKAIAGFKIREGQAIGTMVTLRGVRMYEFLDRFVTVALPRVRDFRGISGRSFDGRGNYNVGVKEQIIFPEIEYDKVDALRGLNISITTTAKNDEEAKALLAAFRFPFKN; the protein is encoded by the coding sequence ATGGCACGACTGCAACAACATTACCGCGAAAAAGTGGCGCCCGAGCTGATCAAGAAGTTTGGCTACAAGTCGCCTATGGAGGTGCCGCGCATCACCAAGATCACGCTCAACATGGGTGTGAGCGAGGCCGTGGCCGACAAGAAGGTCATGGACAACGCCGTGGCCGACCTGACGAAAATTGCTGGCCAGAAGCCTGTGGTCACCAAGGCCAAGAAAGCCATCGCCGGGTTCAAGATCCGCGAGGGTCAGGCCATCGGGACCATGGTGACCCTGCGCGGCGTGCGCATGTACGAATTTCTTGATCGCTTCGTCACCGTGGCATTGCCCCGTGTGCGTGACTTCCGGGGTATCTCGGGCCGCTCGTTCGATGGCCGTGGCAACTACAACGTCGGCGTCAAGGAGCAGATTATTTTCCCCGAGATCGAGTATGACAAGGTCGATGCCCTGCGCGGCCTGAACATCAGCATCACGACAACGGCCAAGAACGACGAGGAAGCCAAGGCGCTGCTCGCCGCCTTCCGTTTTCCGTTCAAGAACTGA
- the rplO gene encoding 50S ribosomal protein L15 has product MELNSIKPADGSKRPRRRVGRGIGSGLGKTAGRGHKGQKSRAGGYHKVGFEGGQMPLQRRLPKRGFKSASLKYNAEVTLSDLDRLGAAEVDVLVLKEAGLVRAIAKVVKVIKSGELTKAVKLTGVGATAGAKAAIEAAGGSLA; this is encoded by the coding sequence ATGGAACTCAACAGCATCAAGCCGGCAGATGGCTCCAAGCGGCCGCGCCGTCGCGTCGGCCGTGGTATTGGCTCGGGCCTGGGTAAGACAGCCGGCCGCGGTCACAAAGGTCAGAAGTCGCGCGCCGGTGGTTACCACAAGGTGGGCTTCGAAGGCGGGCAAATGCCGCTGCAACGTCGCTTGCCCAAGCGTGGTTTCAAGTCGGCATCTCTCAAATACAACGCTGAAGTCACGCTGTCTGATTTGGACCGTCTGGGCGCGGCTGAGGTCGATGTCCTGGTGCTCAAGGAGGCCGGTCTAGTGCGTGCCATCGCCAAGGTCGTCAAGGTCATCAAGTCGGGCGAACTGACGAAAGCCGTCAAGCTGACCGGCGTCGGCGCGACCGCGGGTGCCAAGGCAGCGATCGAGGCCGCTGGCGGCTCGCTGGCCTGA
- the rpsE gene encoding 30S ribosomal protein S5, with protein sequence MAKFQARAQGDGPEDGLREKMIAVNRVTKVVKGGRILGFAALTVVGDGDGRVGMGKGKSKEVPAAVQKAMEEARRQMVKVSLKDGTIHHNVTGHHGAAVVMMAPAPRGTGIIAGGPMRAVFEVLGITDIVAKSHGTSNPYNMVRATLDALRNCTTPAEVAAKRGKSVEDIFAA encoded by the coding sequence ATGGCAAAGTTTCAGGCAAGAGCGCAAGGTGACGGTCCAGAGGACGGCCTGCGCGAGAAGATGATCGCGGTCAACCGTGTGACCAAGGTGGTCAAGGGTGGTCGTATCCTTGGTTTCGCGGCGCTGACCGTGGTCGGTGACGGCGACGGTCGCGTGGGCATGGGCAAGGGTAAATCCAAAGAAGTGCCAGCTGCCGTGCAGAAGGCGATGGAAGAGGCGCGCCGCCAGATGGTGAAAGTGTCGCTGAAAGACGGGACCATTCATCACAACGTGACCGGTCACCATGGTGCCGCGGTCGTGATGATGGCGCCCGCCCCGCGTGGTACCGGCATCATCGCTGGCGGCCCGATGCGCGCCGTGTTCGAGGTGCTGGGCATCACCGACATCGTGGCCAAGAGCCACGGCACGTCGAATCCCTACAACATGGTGCGCGCTACGCTGGACGCGTTGCGCAACTGCACCACGCCCGCTGAGGTGGCGGCCAAGCGCGGCAAGTCGGTGGAAGACATCTTCGCCGCTTAA
- the rpmJ gene encoding 50S ribosomal protein L36 yields MRVSASVKKICRNCKIIRRKGVVRVICTDPRHKQRQG; encoded by the coding sequence ATGAGAGTTTCAGCTTCGGTCAAGAAGATCTGCCGCAACTGCAAGATCATCCGCCGCAAAGGCGTGGTGCGCGTGATTTGCACCGATCCGCGCCACAAGCAGCGCCAGGGTTAA
- a CDS encoding ABC transporter substrate-binding protein, whose amino-acid sequence MKNQLKLVALAAALVAAGLPAWADEAAAKKWIDSEFQPSTLSKDQQLAEMKWFIDAAKKLQGKGVKEIAVVSETITTHEYESKTLAKAFEEITGIKVKHDLIQEGDVVEKLQTSMQSGKSIYDGWISDSDLIGTHYRYGKIMNLTDYMAGAGKEWTNPGIDIKDFIGTKFTTAPDGKLYQLPDQQFANLYWFRADLFARPDIKEKFKAKYGYDLGVPLNWSAYEDIAEFFTNDVKTIDGKPIYGHMDYGKKDPSLGWRFTDAWLSMAGTADIGAPNGLPIDEWGIRAADDKCTPVGASVSRGGATNSPAAVYALTKYVDWMKKYAPKEATGMTFGEAGPVPAQGQIAQQIFWYTAFTADMTKAGLPVVNADGTPKWRMAPGPNGPYWKQGMQNGYQDVGSWTFFDKHDANKTAAAWLYAQFVTAKTTSLKKTLVGLTPIRESDIQSKAMTDMAPKLGGLVEFYRSPARVAWSPTGTNVPDYPKLAQLWWKNVAQAVTGEKTPQAAMDTLAKEMDDVMARLERAGMARCAPKLNKPQDPAKWLSTKQAPWAKLANEKPKGETIAYDTLLNAWKAGKAR is encoded by the coding sequence ATGAAGAATCAACTGAAGTTGGTGGCCCTGGCCGCCGCGCTGGTGGCCGCGGGCCTGCCCGCCTGGGCCGATGAGGCGGCGGCCAAGAAGTGGATCGACAGCGAGTTCCAGCCGTCCACCCTCAGCAAAGACCAGCAGCTGGCCGAGATGAAGTGGTTCATCGACGCCGCCAAGAAGCTGCAAGGCAAGGGCGTGAAGGAAATCGCCGTGGTTTCCGAAACCATCACCACGCACGAATACGAAAGCAAGACGCTGGCCAAGGCGTTTGAGGAAATCACCGGCATCAAGGTCAAGCACGACCTGATTCAAGAGGGTGACGTGGTTGAGAAGCTGCAAACCTCGATGCAGTCGGGCAAGAGCATCTACGACGGCTGGATTTCCGACAGCGACCTGATTGGCACGCACTACCGCTACGGCAAGATCATGAACCTGACCGACTACATGGCCGGTGCGGGCAAGGAGTGGACCAACCCCGGCATCGACATCAAGGACTTCATCGGCACCAAGTTCACCACCGCGCCCGATGGCAAGCTGTACCAACTGCCCGACCAGCAGTTCGCCAACCTGTACTGGTTCCGCGCCGACCTGTTCGCCCGCCCTGACATCAAAGAAAAGTTCAAGGCCAAATATGGCTACGACCTGGGTGTGCCGCTGAACTGGAGCGCCTATGAAGACATCGCCGAGTTCTTCACCAACGACGTGAAAACCATCGACGGCAAGCCCATCTACGGCCACATGGACTATGGCAAGAAAGACCCGTCGCTGGGCTGGCGCTTCACCGACGCCTGGCTGTCGATGGCCGGTACCGCCGACATTGGTGCGCCCAATGGCCTGCCGATTGACGAGTGGGGCATCCGCGCGGCCGACGACAAGTGCACGCCGGTGGGCGCCAGCGTGTCGCGCGGCGGTGCCACCAACTCGCCGGCCGCGGTTTACGCGCTGACCAAATACGTGGACTGGATGAAGAAGTACGCGCCCAAGGAAGCCACGGGCATGACCTTTGGAGAAGCTGGGCCAGTGCCGGCGCAGGGCCAGATTGCGCAGCAGATCTTCTGGTACACGGCCTTCACCGCCGACATGACCAAGGCCGGCCTGCCGGTGGTCAACGCCGACGGCACGCCCAAGTGGCGCATGGCCCCCGGCCCGAACGGCCCGTACTGGAAACAGGGTATGCAAAACGGCTACCAGGACGTGGGCAGCTGGACATTCTTTGACAAGCACGACGCCAACAAGACCGCGGCGGCCTGGCTGTACGCGCAGTTCGTCACCGCCAAGACCACGTCGCTCAAGAAAACGCTGGTCGGCCTGACGCCGATCCGCGAAAGCGACATCCAGAGCAAGGCCATGACCGACATGGCGCCCAAGCTGGGCGGCCTGGTTGAGTTCTACCGCAGCCCCGCGCGCGTGGCCTGGTCGCCCACCGGCACCAACGTGCCCGACTACCCCAAGCTGGCCCAGCTGTGGTGGAAGAACGTGGCCCAGGCCGTGACGGGCGAAAAAACGCCGCAGGCCGCCATGGACACCCTGGCCAAGGAAATGGATGACGTGATGGCCCGCCTGGAGCGCGCCGGCATGGCGCGCTGCGCGCCCAAGCTGAACAAGCCGCAGGACCCGGCCAAGTGGCTCAGCACCAAGCAGGCGCCCTGGGCCAAGCTGGCGAATGAAAAGCCGAAGGGCGAAACCATTGCCTACGACACGCTGCTGAACGCGTGGAAGGCGGGCAAGGCGCGCTGA
- the rpsN gene encoding 30S ribosomal protein S14 has protein sequence MAKKSLIERELKRDKLVAKYAKKHAELKGVANDAKRSDDERAQARLALQKLPRNANPTRQRARCEMTGRPRGTFRQFGLGRAKIRELAFEGQIPGVIKASW, from the coding sequence GTGGCCAAGAAATCTTTGATCGAACGCGAACTCAAGCGCGACAAGCTCGTTGCCAAGTACGCCAAGAAGCATGCTGAGCTGAAAGGTGTCGCCAACGATGCCAAGCGCAGCGACGATGAGCGCGCGCAGGCGCGCCTGGCGCTGCAAAAGCTCCCGCGCAACGCCAACCCAACGCGCCAGCGCGCCCGTTGCGAAATGACCGGCCGCCCGCGCGGCACCTTCCGTCAGTTCGGCTTGGGTCGCGCCAAGATCCGCGAGCTGGCTTTCGAAGGCCAGATTCCCGGCGTCATCAAGGCCAGCTGGTAA
- a CDS encoding carbohydrate ABC transporter permease, whose amino-acid sequence MNKRSRLSWRPFFLIAYLVFALLPIYWMANMSVRTNEEILSTFSLWPQQFTWASYKTIFTDPAWYSGYINSLIYVAINTVISVAVALPAAYAFSRYQFLGDKHVFFWLLTNRMTPPAVFLLPFFQLYTTLGLMDTHIAVALAHLLFNVPLAVWILEGFMSGIPREIDETAYIDGYSFPRFFVTIFLPLIKAGVGVAAFFCFMFSWVELLMARTLTSVNAKPIVATMTRTVSASGMDWATLAAAGVLTIVPGAIVIWFVRNYIAKGFAMGRV is encoded by the coding sequence ATGAATAAGCGCTCCCGACTCAGCTGGCGCCCGTTTTTCCTGATCGCCTACCTCGTCTTCGCCCTGCTGCCCATCTACTGGATGGCCAACATGAGCGTGCGCACCAACGAGGAAATTTTGTCCACCTTCAGCCTGTGGCCGCAGCAGTTCACCTGGGCCAGCTACAAGACGATCTTCACCGACCCGGCCTGGTATTCGGGCTACATCAACAGCCTGATCTACGTGGCCATCAACACCGTTATTTCGGTGGCGGTGGCGCTGCCGGCGGCGTATGCGTTCTCGCGCTACCAGTTTTTGGGCGACAAGCATGTGTTTTTCTGGCTGCTCACCAACCGCATGACGCCGCCGGCCGTCTTCTTGCTGCCGTTCTTCCAGCTCTACACCACGCTCGGCCTGATGGACACGCACATCGCCGTGGCGTTGGCGCACCTGCTCTTCAACGTGCCGCTGGCGGTGTGGATTCTGGAAGGCTTCATGAGCGGCATTCCGCGCGAGATCGACGAAACGGCCTACATCGACGGCTACAGTTTTCCGCGATTCTTCGTCACCATCTTCCTGCCGCTCATCAAGGCCGGCGTGGGCGTGGCGGCGTTCTTCTGCTTCATGTTTTCGTGGGTCGAGTTGCTGATGGCACGCACGCTGACCAGCGTGAACGCCAAGCCCATCGTGGCGACGATGACGCGCACCGTCAGCGCCAGCGGCATGGACTGGGCCACGCTGGCGGCGGCGGGCGTGCTGACCATCGTGCCGGGCGCCATCGTGATCTGGTTCGTGCGCAACTACATCGCCAAGGGCTTTGCCATGGGGAGGGTCTGA
- the rplN gene encoding 50S ribosomal protein L14, producing the protein MIQTESRLEVADNTGAKSVLCIKVLGGSKRRYASVGDIIKVSIKEAAPRGRVKKGEIYSAVVVRTAKGIRRGDGSLVKFDGNAAVLLNNKLEPIGTRIFGPVTRELRTEKFMKIVSLAPEVL; encoded by the coding sequence ATGATCCAGACTGAATCTCGACTAGAGGTGGCCGACAACACCGGCGCCAAGTCCGTCCTGTGCATCAAGGTGCTGGGCGGCTCCAAGCGCCGCTACGCCAGCGTCGGCGACATCATCAAGGTGAGCATCAAGGAAGCAGCCCCGCGCGGCCGTGTCAAGAAGGGCGAGATCTACAGTGCCGTGGTGGTTCGCACCGCCAAGGGCATTCGCCGCGGCGACGGCTCGCTCGTCAAGTTCGACGGCAACGCCGCCGTGCTGCTCAACAACAAGCTGGAGCCCATCGGCACCCGTATCTTCGGTCCGGTCACGCGCGAGCTGCGCACCGAGAAGTTCATGAAGATCGTGTCCCTGGCTCCCGAAGTCCTGTAA
- the rplX gene encoding 50S ribosomal protein L24 codes for MNKIRKGDEVIVLAGRDKGKRGTVSLRVCPERVVVDGINLVKKHAKPNPMKGVAGGIVEKSMPIHQSNVAIYNKATGKADRVGIKTLQDGTRVRVFKSSGEEIKV; via the coding sequence ATGAACAAGATTCGCAAGGGCGACGAGGTCATCGTGCTGGCCGGCCGTGACAAGGGTAAGCGTGGCACGGTGTCGTTGCGCGTGTGCCCAGAGCGTGTCGTCGTCGACGGCATCAACCTGGTGAAGAAGCACGCCAAGCCCAACCCGATGAAGGGTGTGGCGGGTGGCATCGTCGAGAAGTCGATGCCCATTCATCAGTCCAACGTGGCCATTTACAACAAGGCCACCGGCAAGGCCGACCGCGTCGGCATCAAGACCCTGCAGGACGGCACTCGCGTGCGTGTGTTCAAGTCCAGCGGCGAAGAGATCAAGGTCTGA